A part of Aegilops tauschii subsp. strangulata cultivar AL8/78 chromosome 2, Aet v6.0, whole genome shotgun sequence genomic DNA contains:
- the LOC109743525 gene encoding B3 domain-containing protein Os07g0679700 isoform X1, giving the protein MAAAAARCMNAACGAPAPTAAGVGEWRKGWPLRSGGFAVLCDKCGLAFEQLVFCDIFHQKESGWRDCSFCGKRLHCGCVASKNSFDLLDSGGVQCVNCMKNPGPQPVPCQVAPKLFLPPQNNQRLFGKSDEFLPGRPLESPSLMLDSRNDDIAIIAKSNHPFMVKNLEIGQSSNILRQKEIENGARQIKWEQPTLSIGDMGRMPFLIRPQSALESPQSQCTRRDDNRDPTADSTTSESISEAGLSMSLGIANNGNKMEATSTMERPMVSPTTPFSEGRELATTLSPFQHAQRARHFLTRPPRVAEGAAFDPMRDGFPHLRVARPPAEGRGRNQLLPRYWPRITDQELQQISGDSNSTIVPLFEKVLSASDAGRIGRLVLPKACAEAYFPPISQPEGRPLTIQDAKGKEWHFQFRFWPNNNSRMYVLEGVTPCIQSLQLQAGDTVTFSRIEPGGKLVMGFRKATNTVSLPDSQISAIATGSLLGDSFFSNTNENLSIVSGYSGFLQSMKGAADLQPSSLFDHHANSADGDVSWLKADRFGGRPDEGSFQFLHKRSRNIGSKSRRLLMDNEEALELKLSWEEAQELLRPAPSAKPTIVMIEDYEFEEYDEPPVFAKRSIFTSRSTGEQDQWIQCDDCSKWRRVPLNVIIASKWRCADNTWDPKSCSCSAPEELAHKELQSILQQYEEIRRRKSNYFLKQSIPEMDASSLDALATAAVFGEVGNQGAASVATTTKHPRHRPGCTCIVCIQPPSGKGPKHNPACTCNVCMTVRRRFKTLMMRKKQRQSEREEAEASKRIAWVGRDEPEGSNLSRSPRTVDTTRDCDVIMFDKADANKGHIDLNFHPASREEEQQHGGQPRVSMVSLLEVANRPLESYMKQNGLVSLAAEQGSSSGTATVPSQPAPMESEERPSDEGRAVAVEQEREPVDNMAVDEAAGENQGHAASASDIAAA; this is encoded by the exons atggccgcggcggcggcgaggtgcaTGAACGCGGCGTGCGGCGCGCCGGCCCCGACGGCGGCGGGGGTGGGCGAGTGGCGGAAGGGCTGGCCGCTGCGATCCGGCGGCTTCGCCGTGCTCTGCGACAAGTGCGG GTTGGCGTTCGAGCAGCTTGTCTTCTGCGATATATTCCACCAAAAGGAGTCTGGTTGGAGGGACTGTTCGTTTTGTGGGAAG CGTCTCCATTGCGGCTGTGTTGCTTCGAAGAATTCCTTTGATCTGCTTGACAGCGGAGGAGTTCAATGCGTGAATTGCATGAAGAATCCAGGACCTCAACCT GTTCCATGTCAAGTGGCTCCAAAGCTTTTTTTACCTCCTCAAAATAACCAGAGACTCTTTGGTAAAAGCGATGAATTTTTGCCAGGTAGACCGTTGGAGTCGCCGTCCCTTATGCTCGATTCCAGAAATGATGATATTGCTATTATAGCTAAGAGCAATCATCCATTCATGGTAAAAAACTTGGAAATTGGGCAAAGCAGTAACATTTTGAGGCAAAAGGAAATTGAAAATGGCGCAAGGCAGATTAAGTGGGAGCAACCAACACTCAGTATTGGGGACATGGGAAGGATGCCTTTCTTAATTAGGCCTCAGAGTGCATTAGAGTCTCCCCAATCCCAGTGTACACGAAGAGATGATAATAGAGACCCGACAGCCGATAGCACAACAAGTGAATCAATTTCAGAGGCAGGCCTCAGTATGAGCTTGGGCATTGCTAATAATGGAAACAAGATGGAGGCTACTTCAACTATGGAAAGACCCATGGTGTCACCAACAACACCGTTTTCTGAAGGAAGAGAACTTGCCACTACATTATCTCCATTTCAGCATGCGCAGAGGGCTCGGCATTTTCTCACCAGACCACCAAGGGTTGCCGAAGGTGCTGCTTTCGACCCAATGAGAGATGGTTTTCCACATCTTCGTGTTGCCAGACCACCTGCTGAAGGAAGGGGTCGCAATCAATTACTTCCACGGTATTGGCCAAGAATAACAGATCAAGAGCTGCAGCAAATTTCTGGAGA TTCGAATTCAACCATCGTTCCACTGTTTGAGAAGGTTCTAAGTGCTAGTGATGCAGGCCGCATAGGACGACTTGTTCTTCCAAAAGCCTGTGCCGAG GCCTATTTCCCACCAATCTCTCAGCCAGAAGGTCGTCCCTTGACAATTCAAGATGCAAAAGGCAAAGAGTGGCATTTTCAGTTCAGATTCTGGCCAAATAACAACAGCAGAATGTATGTCTTGGAGGGTGTTACGCCATGCATACAGTCCTTACAATTACAAGCTGGTGATACAG TGACCTTCAGTCGGATAGAACCTGGAGGGAAACTTGTTATGGGCTTCCGAAAGGCCACAAACACTGTCAGTTTGCCA GACTCACAGATTTCAGCCATTGCAACTGGTTCCCTTCTCGGTGATTCATTCTTTTCTAACACAAATGAGAATCTATCCATAGTAAGTGGTTACTCAGGATTTCTTCAGTCAATGAAGGGAGCTGCAGATCTCCAGCCAAGCTCTCTATTTGATCATCATGCCAACTCAGCTGATGGGGATGTTAGTTGGCTTAAGGCAGATAGATTTGGTGGCAGGCCAGATGAGGGGTCTTTTCAGTTTTTACACAAAAGAAGCCGCAATATTGGTTCCAAAAGCAGGAGGCTTTTGATGGATAACGAGGAGGCCCTGGAACTGAAGCTTTCCTGGGAAGAGGCACAGGAGTTGTTGCGTCCTGCTCCATCTGCAAAACCAACAATTGTGATGATTGAGGACTATGAATTTGAAGAATATGAT GAACCTCCTGTCTTTGCAAAGAGATCAATTTTCACCAGTCGTTCTACAGG GGAACAAGACCAATGGATTCAGTGTGATGATTGCTCAAAATGGCGTCGTGTGCCTCTTAATGTCATTATTGCCTCCAAGTGGAGATGTGCTGACAACACATGGGATCCAAAAAG CTGTTCCTGCTCTGCACCTGAAGAATTAGCCCACAAGGAGTTACAAAGTATTCTCCAGCAGTACGAAG AGATCAGGAGGCGGAAGAGCAACTATTTCTTGAAGCAGAGCATCCCCGAAATGGATGCGTCGAGCCTTGACGCCTTGGCCACTGCCGCAGTCTTTGGGGAGGTCGGGAACCAAGGCGCTGCTTCGGTTGCAACGACCACCAAGCACCCCCGGCACCGGCCCGGCTGCACTTGCATAGTGTGCATCCAGCCGCCCAGCGGCAAGGGGCCGAAGCACAACCCGGCGTGCACTTGCAACGTGTGCATGACCGTCAGGCGCCGTTTCAAGACGCTCATGATGAGGAAGAAGCAACGGCAGTCGGAGCGAGAGGAGGCCGAGGCGAGCAAGAGGATCGCTTGGGTGGGCAGGGACGAGCCCGAGGGAAGCAACCTGTCGCGGTCCCCCCGGACGGTGGACACCACGCGGGACTGCGACGTGATCATGTTCGACAAGGCCGACGCGAACAAGGGCCACATAGACCTCAACTTCCACCCCGCCAGCCGCGAGGAGGAGCAGCAGCACGGCGGCCAGCCCCGGGTGAGCATGGTCAGCCTACTTGAGGTCGCGAACCGCCCCCTGGAGAGCTACATGAAGCAGAACGGCCTCGTGAGCCTGGCGGCGGAGCAGGGGAGCAGCTCCGGCACGGCCACGGTCCCGTCTCAGCCCGCTCCGATGGAGAGCGAAGAGCGGCCCTCCGACGAGGGGCGTGCCGTGGCGGTGGAGCAGGAGCGAGAGCCCGTGGACAACATGGCCGTGGACGAGGCAGCCGGTGAGAACCAGGGCCATGCTGCCAGTGCCAGTGACATCGCTGCTGCCTGA
- the LOC109743525 gene encoding B3 domain-containing protein Os07g0679700 isoform X2, whose translation MAAAAARCMNAACGAPAPTAAGVGEWRKGWPLRSGGFAVLCDKCGLAFEQLVFCDIFHQKESGWRDCSFCGKRLHCGCVASKNSFDLLDSGGVQCVNCMKNPGPQPVPCQVAPKLFLPPQNNQRLFGKSDEFLPGRPLESPSLMLDSRNDDIAIIAKSNHPFMVKNLEIGQSSNILRQKEIENGARQIKWEQPTLSIGDMGRMPFLIRPQSALESPQSQCTRRDDNRDPTADSTTSESISEAGLSMSLGIANNGNKMEATSTMERPMVSPTTPFSEGRELATTLSPFQHAQRARHFLTRPPRVAEGAAFDPMRDGFPHLRVARPPAEGRGRNQLLPRYWPRITDQELQQISGDSNSTIVPLFEKVLSASDAGRIGRLVLPKACAEAYFPPISQPEGRPLTIQDAKGKEWHFQFRFWPNNNSRMYVLEGVTPCIQSLQLQAGDTVTFSRIEPGGKLVMGFRKATNTVSLPDSQISAIATGSLLGDSFFSNTNENLSIADRFGGRPDEGSFQFLHKRSRNIGSKSRRLLMDNEEALELKLSWEEAQELLRPAPSAKPTIVMIEDYEFEEYDEPPVFAKRSIFTSRSTGEQDQWIQCDDCSKWRRVPLNVIIASKWRCADNTWDPKSCSCSAPEELAHKELQSILQQYEEIRRRKSNYFLKQSIPEMDASSLDALATAAVFGEVGNQGAASVATTTKHPRHRPGCTCIVCIQPPSGKGPKHNPACTCNVCMTVRRRFKTLMMRKKQRQSEREEAEASKRIAWVGRDEPEGSNLSRSPRTVDTTRDCDVIMFDKADANKGHIDLNFHPASREEEQQHGGQPRVSMVSLLEVANRPLESYMKQNGLVSLAAEQGSSSGTATVPSQPAPMESEERPSDEGRAVAVEQEREPVDNMAVDEAAGENQGHAASASDIAAA comes from the exons atggccgcggcggcggcgaggtgcaTGAACGCGGCGTGCGGCGCGCCGGCCCCGACGGCGGCGGGGGTGGGCGAGTGGCGGAAGGGCTGGCCGCTGCGATCCGGCGGCTTCGCCGTGCTCTGCGACAAGTGCGG GTTGGCGTTCGAGCAGCTTGTCTTCTGCGATATATTCCACCAAAAGGAGTCTGGTTGGAGGGACTGTTCGTTTTGTGGGAAG CGTCTCCATTGCGGCTGTGTTGCTTCGAAGAATTCCTTTGATCTGCTTGACAGCGGAGGAGTTCAATGCGTGAATTGCATGAAGAATCCAGGACCTCAACCT GTTCCATGTCAAGTGGCTCCAAAGCTTTTTTTACCTCCTCAAAATAACCAGAGACTCTTTGGTAAAAGCGATGAATTTTTGCCAGGTAGACCGTTGGAGTCGCCGTCCCTTATGCTCGATTCCAGAAATGATGATATTGCTATTATAGCTAAGAGCAATCATCCATTCATGGTAAAAAACTTGGAAATTGGGCAAAGCAGTAACATTTTGAGGCAAAAGGAAATTGAAAATGGCGCAAGGCAGATTAAGTGGGAGCAACCAACACTCAGTATTGGGGACATGGGAAGGATGCCTTTCTTAATTAGGCCTCAGAGTGCATTAGAGTCTCCCCAATCCCAGTGTACACGAAGAGATGATAATAGAGACCCGACAGCCGATAGCACAACAAGTGAATCAATTTCAGAGGCAGGCCTCAGTATGAGCTTGGGCATTGCTAATAATGGAAACAAGATGGAGGCTACTTCAACTATGGAAAGACCCATGGTGTCACCAACAACACCGTTTTCTGAAGGAAGAGAACTTGCCACTACATTATCTCCATTTCAGCATGCGCAGAGGGCTCGGCATTTTCTCACCAGACCACCAAGGGTTGCCGAAGGTGCTGCTTTCGACCCAATGAGAGATGGTTTTCCACATCTTCGTGTTGCCAGACCACCTGCTGAAGGAAGGGGTCGCAATCAATTACTTCCACGGTATTGGCCAAGAATAACAGATCAAGAGCTGCAGCAAATTTCTGGAGA TTCGAATTCAACCATCGTTCCACTGTTTGAGAAGGTTCTAAGTGCTAGTGATGCAGGCCGCATAGGACGACTTGTTCTTCCAAAAGCCTGTGCCGAG GCCTATTTCCCACCAATCTCTCAGCCAGAAGGTCGTCCCTTGACAATTCAAGATGCAAAAGGCAAAGAGTGGCATTTTCAGTTCAGATTCTGGCCAAATAACAACAGCAGAATGTATGTCTTGGAGGGTGTTACGCCATGCATACAGTCCTTACAATTACAAGCTGGTGATACAG TGACCTTCAGTCGGATAGAACCTGGAGGGAAACTTGTTATGGGCTTCCGAAAGGCCACAAACACTGTCAGTTTGCCA GACTCACAGATTTCAGCCATTGCAACTGGTTCCCTTCTCGGTGATTCATTCTTTTCTAACACAAATGAGAATCTATCCATA GCAGATAGATTTGGTGGCAGGCCAGATGAGGGGTCTTTTCAGTTTTTACACAAAAGAAGCCGCAATATTGGTTCCAAAAGCAGGAGGCTTTTGATGGATAACGAGGAGGCCCTGGAACTGAAGCTTTCCTGGGAAGAGGCACAGGAGTTGTTGCGTCCTGCTCCATCTGCAAAACCAACAATTGTGATGATTGAGGACTATGAATTTGAAGAATATGAT GAACCTCCTGTCTTTGCAAAGAGATCAATTTTCACCAGTCGTTCTACAGG GGAACAAGACCAATGGATTCAGTGTGATGATTGCTCAAAATGGCGTCGTGTGCCTCTTAATGTCATTATTGCCTCCAAGTGGAGATGTGCTGACAACACATGGGATCCAAAAAG CTGTTCCTGCTCTGCACCTGAAGAATTAGCCCACAAGGAGTTACAAAGTATTCTCCAGCAGTACGAAG AGATCAGGAGGCGGAAGAGCAACTATTTCTTGAAGCAGAGCATCCCCGAAATGGATGCGTCGAGCCTTGACGCCTTGGCCACTGCCGCAGTCTTTGGGGAGGTCGGGAACCAAGGCGCTGCTTCGGTTGCAACGACCACCAAGCACCCCCGGCACCGGCCCGGCTGCACTTGCATAGTGTGCATCCAGCCGCCCAGCGGCAAGGGGCCGAAGCACAACCCGGCGTGCACTTGCAACGTGTGCATGACCGTCAGGCGCCGTTTCAAGACGCTCATGATGAGGAAGAAGCAACGGCAGTCGGAGCGAGAGGAGGCCGAGGCGAGCAAGAGGATCGCTTGGGTGGGCAGGGACGAGCCCGAGGGAAGCAACCTGTCGCGGTCCCCCCGGACGGTGGACACCACGCGGGACTGCGACGTGATCATGTTCGACAAGGCCGACGCGAACAAGGGCCACATAGACCTCAACTTCCACCCCGCCAGCCGCGAGGAGGAGCAGCAGCACGGCGGCCAGCCCCGGGTGAGCATGGTCAGCCTACTTGAGGTCGCGAACCGCCCCCTGGAGAGCTACATGAAGCAGAACGGCCTCGTGAGCCTGGCGGCGGAGCAGGGGAGCAGCTCCGGCACGGCCACGGTCCCGTCTCAGCCCGCTCCGATGGAGAGCGAAGAGCGGCCCTCCGACGAGGGGCGTGCCGTGGCGGTGGAGCAGGAGCGAGAGCCCGTGGACAACATGGCCGTGGACGAGGCAGCCGGTGAGAACCAGGGCCATGCTGCCAGTGCCAGTGACATCGCTGCTGCCTGA